A genomic region of Magnolia sinica isolate HGM2019 chromosome 6, MsV1, whole genome shotgun sequence contains the following coding sequences:
- the LOC131249741 gene encoding uncharacterized protein LOC131249741 — protein MELSTLPLLILLFLHPWRILATSPSCRSTCGSLPVKYPLGTGPGCGSPRFQPSVSCAPNDQLLLTTHTGSYPITSVSYATSTLTITPPLMSTCSSMHPSPNFGLDWATPFQVGPSIFLLLSCASPSSSLTYKGTLLCDLSNSHLCSSLYTCPSVSSLGLASFAPSTSCCVYSPANLGPHMDLDVQGLKCGGYASVVSVGDSPSDPTRWEYGVALKFGQGGLDNYNFATACDACEKSDGVCGYSPPRNFFVCVCKNGVNTTSDCVGQVVVDFWNAGPGSGSAPREGRSRWMGISCGADIAVHRAVVDWLEHLVGLAGADLFMAGDIEEVITDTCQRSRPSVKMPWQKYLEYNLKFTFS, from the exons atgGAACTCTCCACCCTTCctctcctcatcctcctcttcctccaCCCCTGGCGCATTTTAGCCACATCCCCTTCCTGCAGAAGCACGTGCGGTTCCCTCCCTGTCAAATATCCCCTCGGCACCGGCCCTGGCTGCGGCTCCCCTCGCTTCCAGCCCTCCGTATCCTGCGCACCCAACGACCAGCTCCTCCTCACCACCCACACTGGCTCCTACCCCATCACCTCCGTATCCTACGCCACCTCCACCTTAACCATCACCCCTCCCCTCATGTCCACCTGCTCCTCCATGCACCCTTCCCCCAACTTCGGCCTCGATTGGGCCACCCCTTTCCAGGTGGGCCCTtctatcttccttctcttatccTGCGCCTCCCCTTCCTCCTCTCTCACTTACAAAGGCACCCTTCTCTGCGATCTCTCCAACTCCCACCTCTGCTCATCTCTTTACACGTGTCCCTCCGTCAGCTCCCTCGGCCTGGCCTCGTTCGCCCCTTCAACCTCTTGCTGCGTCTACTCCCCCGCCAATCTCGGGCCCCACATGGATCTCGACGTCCAGGGGCTAAAATGCGGCGGGTATGCGTCGGTTGTGTCTGTGGGGGATTCCCCCAGCGACCCGACCCGGTGGGAGTACGGGGTGGCGTTGAAGTTTGGACAGGGTGGGCTGGATAATTACAACTTTGCCACGGCGTGCGACGCATGCGAGAAGAGCGATGGGGTGTGCGGGTATTCCCCGCCGAGGAATTTCTTCGTGTGTGTTTGCAAGAACGGGGTGAATACCACGTCGGATTGCGTCGGGCAGGTGGTGGTGGATTTTTGGAATGCGGGTCCGGGTTCGGGTTCGGCTCCGAGAGAAGGTAGGAGCCGCTGGATGGGGATATCATGTGGGGCCGACATTGCTGTCCATCGCGCTGTTGTGGATTGGCT agagCATTTGGTTGGGTTGGCTGGTGCTGATTTGTTTATGGCTGGAGATATTGAAGAGGTGATTACTGACACGTGTCAAAGATCCAGGCCATCCGTAAAGATGCCGTGGCAGAAATACCTTGAATATAATCTCAAATTCACATTTTCCTAA